Proteins encoded together in one Plasmodium vivax chromosome 6, whole genome shotgun sequence window:
- a CDS encoding hypothetical protein, conserved (encoded by transcript PVX_111240A) encodes MDLIANECWREADGCRALSTRSCALSVLNALPRKTLPVTCRSCVMYALNYALHSKLLFANLLQVQNCNEERNLKLIGLSKDVGLVREYRIYLNSLEAISAAKNVRSQVLILHIKNGSKLVDMLKTDGHERFTQVMSDALLEVIKKSIGTYTKHLKHDSSFSQNGETEIKLDGANLISLTINGYLYLDQTSGEILRLKDFGLFFAEDSLEQFVSMLTGGNLFLQVEMGTPGGGEVPQNGDPPLVGDPPQNGDPPQAGDPPQNSDPFPIGNLLTLIEFELALNSYLHLGANYFSKAELLMKRVFYAEGHNANGVFSYGANRNDRSDRSGRLEGLMVDNLLASAKGAKLRRAQQSGHLRGATRKNLFSGAPLNEHRKRIEEFKRTQLELMDDQTIFFIMLVKSLPENKYTQMKSVIVDLLTKPVYSKSLKGFSYNDGKKVNKELIEVLGESYNDPVNNLKRRTKHFGSRINKREIQAIEKLIQQGYKLTQIAFHNYSSIPLNSRKSIYSAVKMFSLFEHRVHYLTGWDAHILFSKRIYPEDMVEKNYNVYSYAQSGGNYWFIICCTVIPLLVIILSFLLYKYLFHDKLKFSFLFRNRKNKKRSNGSSGGAHKYYRHLSGGVNLSSARRQHADRAELQHLLRRRNRRAEMKEKQRGKYRAKGGEKNGEKNREKQGKKNSSSSSAKTDAKVDRTGRAHRPTGSAHGNEADGRNKLAEATHPGTTKKRETKSSDFFMEEIQPNYDFE; translated from the coding sequence ATGGACTTAATCGCCAATGAATGTTGGAGGGAGGCAGATGGTTGCAGAGCGCTGAGCACGCGGAGCTGCGCACTGTCTGTGCTGAATGCCCTCCCGAGGAAGACTCTACCAGTAACTTGCCGCAGCTGCGTTATGTACGCCTTAAACTACGCCCTGCACTCGAAGCTTTTATTTGCCAACCTGCTACAAGTGCAAAACTGCAATGAAGAGAGGAACCTCAAATTGATAGGCCTCAGCAAGGACGTCGGGTTGGTGAGAGAGTATCGAATCTACCTGAACAGCTTGGAAGCCATTTCTGCCGCAAAAAATGTCAGAAGCCAAGTCCtcattttgcacataaaaaatggaagcaaaCTGGTGGACATGTTAAAGACAGATGGACACGAAAGATTCACACAGGTGATGAGCGACGCCTTGCTGGAGGTGATTAAGAAAAGCATAGGCACTTACACGAAGCATTTAAAGCATGACAGCTCTTttagccaaaatggagaaacaGAAATAAAGTTGGATGGGGCAAATTTAATCTCCCTTACGATAAATGGCTATTTGTACTTGGACCAGACAAGCGGCGAAATTTTGCGCCTCAAAGATTTTGGCCTCTTCTTTGCGGAAGATTCTTTGGAGCAGTTCGTTTCGATGCTAACCGGGGGGAACTTGTTTCTGCAGGTGGAGATGGGgaccccgggggggggagaggtacCACAAAATGGTGACCCACCCCTGGTTGGCGATCCGCCCCAGAATGGTGACCCACCTCAGGCTGGCGATCCGCCCCAAAATAGTGACCCCTTCCCCATTGGGAACCTGCTCACCCTGATCGAGTTCGAGCTGGCCCTCAACTCCTACTTGCACTTGGGGGCGAACTACTTCTCCAAGGCAGAGCTGCTGATGAAGAGGGTCTTTTACGCGGAGGGTCACAACGCGAACGGGGTGTTCAGCTACGGGGCGAACAGAAATGACAGGTCGGACAGGTCGGGCAGATTGGAGGGACTTATGGTGGACAACTTGCTGGCCAGCGCGAAGGGCGCGAAGCTGCGCAGAGCCCAGCAAAGCGGTCACTTGAGAGGTGCCACACGGAAGAACCTCTTCAGCGGCGCGCCCCTAAACGAGCACAGAAAACGAATCGAAGAATTCAAACGGACGCAGCTGGAGCTGATGGACGACCAAAccatcttcttcatcatgcTGGTGAAAAGTCTCCCCGAAAATAAATACACCCAGATGAAGAGCGTCATCGTGGATCTGCTCACCAAGCCAGTCTACTCAAAATCGCTAAAAGGATTTTCCTATAATGATGGCAAAAAGGTTAACAAGGAACTAATCGAAGTCCTGGGGGAGTCCTACAACGACCCAGTAAATAACCTCAAAAGGAGGACGAAGCATTTTGGCTCCAGAattaacaaaagggaaatccAGGCCATCGAAAAGTTAATACAACAGGGATATAAACTAACCCAAATAGCTTTTCACAATTATAGCTCCATACCGCTAAACAGTAGAAAGAGCATCTACTCAGCCGTTAAGATGTTCTCCCTCTTTGAGCATAGGGTACATTACCTGACTGGATGGGATGcacacattttattttccaagaggATATACCCTGAAGATATGGTggagaaaaattacaacgTGTACTCCTATGCACAAAGTGGGGGCAACTACTGGTTCATTATATGCTGCACGGTCATTCCCCTCTTGGTGATTATTTTGTCATTCCTTCTGTACAAGTACTTGTTTCACGATAAGCTCAAgttctccttcctcttcagaaataggaagaacaaaaaacgCAGTAATGGCTCGTCGGGCGGCGCGCACAAGTACTATAGGCACCTCTCTGGGGGCGTGAACTTGTCCAGCGCTCGCCGACAGCACGCGGACCGGGCGGAGCTCCAGCACTTGCTGCGCAGGAGGAATCGCAGGGCGGAGATGAAGGAAAAGCAGCGAGGAAAATAtcgcgcaaaagggggtgaaaaaaacggCGAAAAGAATCGCGAAAaacaaggcaaaaaaaatagttcaAGTAGTAGCGCAAAAACGGACGCAAAGGTGGACAGGACCGGCAGGGCGCACAGACCAACCGGCTCTGCCCACGGCAACGAGGCCGATGGTCGCAACAAATTGGCCGAAGCGACGCACCCGGGAACAACGAAGAAGCGGGAAACCAAGAGCAGTGACTTCTTCATGGAGGAAATCCAGCCCAACTATGATTTCGAGTAG
- a CDS encoding adenosine deaminase, putative (encoded by transcript PVX_111245A): MNILQEPIDFLKKEELKNIDLSQMSKKERYKIWKRIPKCELHCHLDLCFSADFFVSCIRKYNLQPNLSDEEVLDYYLFAKGGKSLGEFVEKAIKVADIFHDYEVIEDLAKHAVFNKYKEGVVLMEFRYSPTFVAFKYNLDIELIHQAIVKGIKEVVELLDHKIHVALMCIGDTGHEAANIKASADFCLKHKADFVGFDHGGHEVDLKEYKEIFDYVRESGVPLSVHAGEDVTLPNLNTLYSAIQVLKVERIGHGIRVAESQELIDMVKEKNILLEVCPISNVLLKNAKSMDTHPIRQLYDAGVKVSVNSDDPGMFLTNINDDYEELYTHLNFTLEDFMKMNEWALEKSFMDSNIKDKIKNLYF; encoded by the coding sequence ATGAACATCCTGCAAGAACCCATCGACTTcctcaaaaaggaggagctgaAAAACATCGACCTATCCCAgatgagcaaaaaggaaagatacAAAATTTGGAAGAGGATACCAAAGTGTGAATTACACTGCCATCTGGACCTCTGCTTCTCCGCAGACTTCTTCGTCAGCTGCATtcgaaaatataatttgcaGCCGAATTTATCTGATGAGGAGGTGCTAGATTATTACTTGTTTGCAAAAGGAGGGAAGTCTTTAGGAGAGTTCGTCGAAAAGGCAATAAAAGTGGCAGATATATTTCACGACTACGAAGTGATTGAGGATTTGGCCAAGCACGCAGTgtttaacaaatataaagAAGGAGTCGTCCTGATGGAATTCCGTTACTCTCCAACGTTTGTTGCCTTCAAGTATAACCTTGACATTGAGCTCATTCACCAAGCGATCGTGAAGGGCATAAAGGAAGTCGTAGAATTGTTAGACCATAAAATTCACGTGGCTCTCATGTGCATTGGAGATACAGGCCATGAAGCAGCAAACATTAAAGCTTCTGCTGATTTTTGCTTAAAACATAAGGCAGATTTTGTAGGCTTTGATCACGGTGGACATGAAGTAGATTTAAAAGAGTATAAAGAAATTTTCGATTACGTGAGAGAAAGTGGTGTGCCTCTTTCTGTCCACGCAGGGGAAGATGTGACTCTCCCAAATTTAAACACCCTATACTCAGCTATACAAGTACTTAAAGTGGAAAGAATTGGACACGGAATTAGGGTTGCTGAATCGCAAGAACTAATCGATATGgttaaggagaaaaatattttacttgAAGTTTGCCCCATTTCAAATGTGCTGctgaaaaatgcaaagtcCATGGATACTCACCCTATTAGACAATTGTACGATGCTGGAGTGAAGGTCTCTGTCAATTCGGATGACCCAGGAATGTTCCTCACCAACATCAATGACGATTACGAGGAGTTATACACCCACTTGAATTTTACCCTCGAAGATTTTATGAAGATGAATGAGTGGGCTTTGGAGAAGTCCTTCATGGATTCGAACATAAAggacaaaataaagaacCTCTACTTTTAG
- a CDS encoding hypothetical protein, conserved (encoded by transcript PVX_111250A), with amino-acid sequence MQENQGMNNGADGETTTPEASAEVVANAQVVAHGVSHPDGCVDLANATVQYSVYSSCLLLLSGLQLHFMCEEKGTQKKKKKKAGHSNEAYPENEKDNYNDQQKQTRLRGRASPNCHFLRDYEMYRAEQKRPQLNDQAACPIPLYKKR; translated from the coding sequence ATGCAGGAAAACCAGGGGATGAATAACGGAGCGGATGGGGAGACGACAACTCCGGAAGCGAGCGCGGAAGTAGTGGCAAACGCGCAAGTAGTGGCGCACGGGGTTAGTCACCCTGACGGTTGTGTCGATTTGGCGAACGCGACCGTCCAATACAGCGTGTACAGTTCGtgcctgctgctgctgtccGGTCTTCAGCTGCACTTCATGTGCGAAGAGAAAGGcactcagaaaaaaaaaaaaaaaaaagcgggaCATTCGAACGAGGCGTACCCAGAGAACGAAAAGGATAATTACAATGATCAGCAGAAGCAGACGCGGCTTCGTGGAAGGGCCTCTCCGAATTGCCACTTCTTGCGTGACTACGAAATGTACCGTGCAGAGCAGAAAAGGCCCCAACTGAACGACCAAGCGGCGTGTCCCATACcgctttataaaaaaaggtga